The following proteins come from a genomic window of Limosilactobacillus reuteri:
- a CDS encoding IS5 family transposase (programmed frameshift) codes for MTTPKRYELEDAQWDRIKGYFPPYRTGRPSSLDNRTALNAILWLMRSGAPWRDLPERYGSWKTVYSRFRAWVSSNLFEQVFLKLIDDPDMENLSLDSTIVRAHQKATGGKKNAECMVENQAIGLSRGGRTTKIHALVDGLGNPLGFRLTGGQVHDSQVASELLEGFDISQSNIIADKAYGTAKLRQYIKDKAAVYTIPPKENTKDKWTCDYHVYCECHLIENFFNQLKNFRRIATRYDKLAHVYLATVYIASICILLK; via the exons ATGACAACACCTAAACGATACGAACTGGAAGATGCTCAGTGGGACCGAATCAAAGGATACTTCCCGCCATACCGGACTGGCCGTCCATCAAGCCTAGACAACCGTACCGCCCTCAACGCTATCCTCTGGCTCATGCGCAGCGGGGCTCCTTGGCGTGATCTACCTGAACGCTATGGCTCTTGGAAAACGGTGTATAGTCGCTTCCGAGCCTGGGTAAGTTCAAACTTGTTCGAACAGGTTTTTCTCAAATTGATTGACGATCCCGACATGGAAAACTTGAGCTTAGATTCAACGATCGTTCGAGCGCATCAAAAGGCCACTGGGG GCAAAAAAAACGCCGAATGTATGGTCGAAAATCAAGCTATTGGACTAAGTCGAGGTGGCCGAACGACCAAGATTCACGCACTCGTTGACGGATTAGGGAATCCCTTGGGTTTTCGCCTAACAGGTGGTCAAGTACATGATAGCCAAGTTGCCAGTGAGTTGCTGGAAGGCTTCGATATTTCTCAATCAAATATTATCGCGGATAAAGCCTATGGCACCGCGAAACTTCGCCAGTATATTAAAGATAAAGCAGCCGTCTATACCATTCCGCCAAAGGAAAATACCAAAGACAAGTGGACCTGTGATTACCACGTTTATTGTGAGTGCCATTTGATTGAGAACTTCTTCAATCAGTTGAAGAACTTTCGTAGGATTGCAACGCGTTATGATAAGCTCGCTCATGTTTATCTGGCTACGGTTTACATTGCCTCAATTTGCATCTTACTTAAGTAG
- a CDS encoding IS3 family transposase yields the protein MIKDGYTVSELVKAAKVSRQAYYKWLKQELTTKDIQDQEILNLIKEIEKTNKQSIGYGKMIRLIKHAGLGYLVNKKRVIRIMKEHGIKADYRQAKRKRDKERQTYQAENILNRQFKQEAANQVWVTDTTELAYNIHNYKVRLHVVLDLYGQFPISWLITPTETSEGAIQVFKKAQKQEGVLAPLIHTDRGAAYTSKAFNQYLTSNNSQHSYSAPGTPADNAVIEHWWADFKAIWLAHSSKPQTLDELQTLVAEGIEYFTNTFISAKRNDLTATEFRYGKAN from the coding sequence ATGATTAAAGACGGTTATACAGTATCAGAACTAGTTAAAGCGGCTAAAGTAAGCCGGCAAGCCTACTATAAGTGGCTAAAACAAGAATTAACTACTAAGGATATCCAGGATCAAGAGATCCTTAATTTGATTAAAGAAATTGAGAAAACTAATAAGCAAAGTATTGGCTATGGGAAAATGATTCGTCTTATTAAGCACGCAGGTCTTGGATATTTGGTCAACAAAAAACGAGTTATTAGAATTATGAAGGAACATGGGATTAAAGCTGACTATCGTCAAGCTAAAAGAAAACGCGACAAGGAACGTCAAACCTATCAAGCTGAAAATATACTTAATCGTCAATTTAAACAGGAAGCAGCTAATCAGGTTTGGGTAACTGATACAACAGAACTCGCCTACAATATTCATAATTATAAAGTTCGTTTACATGTGGTTCTTGATTTATATGGTCAATTTCCAATTAGCTGGCTAATTACCCCAACAGAAACTAGTGAGGGAGCAATTCAAGTATTCAAGAAAGCTCAGAAACAAGAAGGTGTATTAGCCCCACTTATTCATACTGATCGCGGAGCTGCTTATACTTCTAAGGCGTTCAATCAATATTTAACTAGCAATAATAGTCAACATAGCTATTCAGCTCCTGGCACACCAGCAGATAACGCAGTTATCGAGCACTGGTGGGCCGACTTTAAAGCAATTTGGCTAGCGCATTCATCTAAGCCACAAACACTTGATGAACTTCAAACACTAGTAGCTGAAGGAATTGAATACTTTACAAATACATTTATTTCAGCTAAAAGAAATGACCTTACTGCAACGGAATTTCGTTACGGCAAAGCCAATTAA
- a CDS encoding IS30 family transposase produces the protein MTYKHLTTRELTLIADFWYQGTKAYRAAKLLQRSQETIYRVYRFLNDGKTIDQYLQTYQRHKRRCGRKQTQLPTIEVNYIHAQIKAGWTPDTIIGRHEHPISCSIRTLYRMFARNQYGFPVKQLPMKGKRHPNGYVERRGKAGQLGRSIYQRYRDFPHYQHEFGHFEADTVQGKAHRGAVMTLVERQSKVMIVLNIHHKTDEAVNCQLDQWLAKLPRHFVKSITFDNGKEFAGWREIANKYDLHTYFAEVGAPNQRGLNENNNGLLRRDSLSKKLDFRDLPDELVTQLMHRRNNIPRKSLNYRTPLEVFLSHVTEEQLSPFF, from the coding sequence ATGACCTATAAACATCTTACCACACGTGAATTAACTCTCATAGCTGATTTTTGGTATCAAGGTACTAAAGCTTATCGGGCTGCTAAATTACTTCAGCGTAGTCAAGAAACCATCTATCGTGTTTATCGTTTCCTCAATGACGGTAAAACCATCGACCAATATCTTCAGACTTATCAGCGTCATAAGCGTCGTTGTGGTCGGAAGCAGACCCAACTGCCAACTATCGAAGTTAACTATATCCATGCGCAAATCAAGGCGGGTTGGACTCCTGATACTATTATTGGTCGTCATGAACACCCAATTAGCTGCAGTATACGCACCCTTTATCGCATGTTTGCCCGCAATCAGTATGGCTTTCCCGTTAAACAGCTACCGATGAAAGGAAAACGCCATCCCAATGGCTATGTGGAACGTCGTGGTAAAGCTGGCCAATTAGGACGCAGTATCTATCAACGATATCGTGATTTTCCGCATTACCAACATGAATTTGGGCACTTTGAAGCTGATACAGTTCAAGGTAAAGCTCACCGCGGAGCGGTAATGACGCTAGTAGAGCGACAATCCAAAGTAATGATTGTCCTTAATATTCATCATAAAACAGACGAAGCAGTGAATTGCCAGCTTGATCAATGGCTCGCTAAACTGCCACGTCACTTTGTTAAATCAATTACTTTTGATAACGGGAAAGAATTTGCTGGATGGCGAGAAATAGCCAATAAGTATGATCTTCACACCTATTTTGCGGAAGTCGGTGCTCCCAATCAACGAGGGCTAAACGAAAATAATAACGGCCTCTTGCGTCGTGATAGTCTTAGTAAAAAGCTAGATTTTCGCGATTTACCAGACGAACTAGTCACTCAGCTAATGCATCGTCGCAACAATATCCCACGAAAATCTCTTAATTATCGTACACCATTAGAAGTATTCTTGAGTCATGTCACAGAAGAACAACTTTCACCTTTTTTCTAA
- a CDS encoding ECF transporter S component produces the protein MAKTRHQQIRHNTTLAIFIAIILLQDFVPFFGNIPLGPLSITTLHVTVIIAAIVLGPVDGAIIGGIWGLLTWVRAFVAPSSPLAPLVFVNPLVSVVPRIMIGILAGYTFILMCRLFKVKYIAAVSAAIVGALTNTGLVLGFIYLFYRTPAVAQTYGVNVNHLLIALETVMATNGLAELILAIVIVPMVALPVLVSSPYPHV, from the coding sequence ATGGCAAAAACACGGCACCAACAAATTAGGCACAATACGACATTAGCAATCTTTATCGCAATTATTCTCTTACAAGATTTTGTCCCATTTTTTGGCAACATTCCGCTAGGGCCGCTTAGTATTACGACCCTTCATGTAACAGTCATTATTGCGGCAATCGTGTTGGGACCCGTTGATGGCGCGATTATTGGTGGTATTTGGGGGCTTTTGACTTGGGTGCGAGCATTTGTTGCACCAAGTAGTCCGCTTGCTCCCTTAGTTTTTGTTAACCCGCTTGTTTCTGTTGTCCCTCGCATTATGATTGGAATTTTAGCTGGCTATACTTTTATCCTTATGTGTCGTTTGTTCAAAGTAAAATATATTGCCGCAGTAAGTGCTGCAATAGTAGGAGCCCTTACTAATACTGGCTTAGTATTAGGCTTTATTTATCTATTTTATCGTACTCCAGCAGTTGCGCAAACTTATGGGGTAAATGTTAATCATTTATTAATTGCTTTAGAAACAGTAATGGCGACTAATGGACTTGCAGAATTGATATTGGCGATTGTTATTGTTCCAATGGTTGCTCTTCCAGTATTGGTAAGTAGTCCGTATCCACATGTCTAG
- a CDS encoding IS5-like element ISLpl3 family transposase (programmed frameshift), translated as MTTPKRYELEDAQWDRIKGYFPPYRTGRPSSLDNRTALNAILWLMRSGAPWRDLPERYGSWKTVYSRFRAWVSSGLFEQVFLKLIDDPDMENLSLDSTIVRAHQKATGAKKNAECMVENQAIGLSRGGRTTKIHALVDGLGNPLVFRLTGGQVHDSQVASELLEGFDISQSNIIADKAYGTAKLRQYIKDKAAVYTIPPKENTKDKWTCDYHVYCERHLIENFFNQLKNFRRIATRYDKLAHVYLATVYIASICILLK; from the exons ATGACAACACCTAAACGATACGAACTGGAAGATGCTCAGTGGGACCGAATCAAAGGATACTTCCCGCCATACCGGACTGGCCGTCCATCAAGCCTAGACAACCGTACCGCCCTCAACGCTATCCTCTGGCTCATGCGCAGCGGGGCTCCTTGGCGTGATCTACCTGAACGCTATGGCTCTTGGAAAACGGTGTATAGTCGCTTCCGAGCCTGGGTAAGTTCAGGCTTGTTCGAACAGGTTTTTCTCAAATTGATTGACGATCCCGACATGGAAAACTTGAGCTTAGATTCAACGATCGTTCGAGCGCATCAAAAGGCCACTGGGGCAAA AAAAAACGCCGAATGTATGGTCGAAAATCAAGCTATTGGACTAAGTCGAGGTGGCCGAACGACCAAGATTCACGCACTCGTTGACGGATTAGGGAATCCCTTGGTTTTTCGCCTAACAGGTGGTCAAGTACATGATAGCCAAGTTGCCAGTGAGTTGCTGGAAGGCTTCGATATTTCTCAATCAAATATTATCGCGGATAAAGCCTATGGCACCGCGAAACTTCGCCAGTATATTAAAGATAAAGCAGCCGTCTATACCATTCCGCCAAAGGAAAATACCAAAGACAAGTGGACCTGTGATTACCACGTTTATTGTGAGCGCCATTTGATTGAGAACTTCTTCAATCAGTTGAAGAACTTTCGTAGGATTGCAACGCGTTATGATAAGCTCGCTCATGTTTATCTGGCTACGGTTTACATTGCCTCAATTTGCATCTTACTTAAGTAG
- a CDS encoding LCP family protein, giving the protein MDNNNNNESREHYRKRMEERIQRDVNERKRREREEAHNKRENRLRREEEQSSPDYQPPKKHHYRTPNWVRALIGLLICLVVAGGFYEYHKVHSVAKGVFGAGDGKISKKLQKGEPVSVLAMGTDVGALNRGNKGGNTDSLELFTINPKKKTITMTSIPRDILVRVETSDGPDYVKINAAYSINGPKQTVKQVSELLDVPIDYYAVINMGVLEKVVNSVGGVEVDNPFAFDYEGHHFKKGKQHLNGANALKYSRMRYDDPNNDYGRQKRQQQILKSVINKFKASGSISSANKILDAVGDGVKTNIPIDDIATLYGNYHGAMNNVKTYHFQGQNATIEGVSFQIASPKEINRVSKLVRAQLGLKAKNVVNHETKMYKSQPHYNGYNETDFVLPGGASYNDPGSGNGSDEVIGSSRSSRRSTNETESSSTYTAGNNESYSESRAIPATGNQTPTAPIQHHYSTPQYHTYNGYHPTYGNHYGYTHRYH; this is encoded by the coding sequence ATGGATAATAACAATAACAACGAATCGCGGGAACATTACCGTAAACGGATGGAAGAACGTATCCAACGTGACGTTAATGAACGCAAGCGTCGAGAACGCGAGGAAGCACATAATAAGCGGGAGAACCGTTTGCGACGAGAAGAAGAACAATCGTCACCCGATTATCAACCGCCCAAAAAGCATCACTACCGAACACCGAATTGGGTGCGCGCTTTAATTGGGTTATTAATTTGTCTAGTAGTGGCTGGCGGATTTTATGAATATCATAAAGTGCACTCAGTTGCCAAAGGAGTGTTTGGCGCTGGTGATGGAAAAATTAGTAAAAAGTTACAAAAAGGTGAACCTGTTTCCGTTCTGGCCATGGGAACAGATGTCGGGGCTCTCAACCGTGGTAACAAGGGTGGCAATACCGACTCTTTGGAACTATTTACTATTAATCCGAAAAAGAAAACAATCACCATGACTAGTATTCCTCGTGATATCCTAGTACGGGTTGAGACTAGTGATGGCCCTGATTACGTTAAAATCAACGCTGCTTATTCAATCAATGGACCAAAGCAAACTGTAAAGCAAGTATCAGAATTACTTGATGTTCCAATTGATTACTATGCAGTTATTAACATGGGAGTTCTCGAAAAAGTTGTTAATTCCGTTGGCGGGGTCGAGGTTGATAACCCATTTGCCTTTGACTACGAAGGCCACCACTTCAAGAAAGGTAAACAACACCTTAATGGCGCAAATGCGTTGAAGTATTCCCGAATGCGGTATGATGATCCAAATAATGATTACGGTCGTCAAAAACGGCAACAACAAATTCTAAAGAGTGTTATTAATAAGTTCAAGGCTTCAGGCTCAATTAGTTCAGCTAACAAGATTTTAGATGCTGTTGGGGATGGGGTTAAAACCAATATTCCAATTGATGATATTGCGACCTTGTATGGTAACTACCACGGCGCAATGAACAATGTTAAGACTTACCATTTCCAAGGACAAAACGCAACGATCGAAGGAGTCTCCTTCCAGATTGCTAGTCCTAAAGAAATTAACCGGGTATCAAAACTGGTACGAGCCCAACTTGGCTTAAAAGCTAAGAATGTTGTTAACCACGAAACGAAGATGTATAAGTCACAACCACACTACAATGGTTACAATGAGACTGACTTTGTCCTTCCTGGTGGCGCCAGTTACAATGATCCTGGTAGTGGTAACGGAAGTGATGAAGTTATTGGTAGCTCTCGTTCATCCCGACGGAGTACAAATGAGACTGAATCATCTTCAACATACACAGCGGGTAATAATGAAAGCTATAGTGAATCTCGAGCAATTCCGGCAACTGGAAATCAAACACCGACTGCTCCTATCCAACATCATTATTCTACCCCTCAATACCACACTTATAATGGTTACCATCCAACATATGGTAATCATTATGGATATACACATCGGTATCATTAA
- the ltrA gene encoding group II intron reverse transcriptase/maturase: MRQSQKTEQQADRLSRIGLENRKYTRARSTGYGEGKGMSVTIQDLVLDRNNLNQAYLRVKRNKGAAGVDDMTVNDLLPYLRENKTELIASLREGKYKPAPVKRGEIPKPNGGVRRLGIPTVVDRMVQQAVAQILTPIFERVFSDNSFGFRPQRGAHDAISKVVDLYNQGYRRVVDLDLKAYFDNVNHDLMIKYLQQYIDDPWTLRLIRKFLTSGVLDHGLFAKSEKGTPQGGPLSPLLANIYLNELDKELTRRGHHFVRYADDCNIYVKSQRAGERVMRSITQFLEKRLKVKVNPDKTKVGSPLRLKFLGFSLGVDHNGAYARPAKQSQQRVKKALKLLTKRNRGISLTRMFEEIHRKMRGWLQYYSIGKLTNFIQRLDKWLRVRIRQYIWKQWKKFKTKVTNLQKLGLSQHDAYVFASTRKGYWRTAHSKTLSYSLTNRKLEQLGLMNMSKTLQSIQCD, from the coding sequence GTGCGACAATCGCAGAAAACAGAACAACAAGCCGACCGCTTGTCGAGGATAGGTTTGGAAAACCGAAAGTACACAAGGGCGCGTAGTACCGGTTATGGTGAAGGTAAAGGTATGAGTGTCACTATCCAAGACCTGGTCTTGGATCGCAATAACCTTAATCAGGCTTATTTGCGAGTTAAGAGAAATAAAGGAGCAGCAGGCGTTGACGATATGACAGTCAATGACCTTCTGCCATATCTCAGAGAAAATAAGACGGAACTGATCGCTAGTTTGCGTGAGGGCAAGTATAAACCAGCTCCAGTCAAACGGGGAGAAATTCCGAAGCCTAATGGTGGAGTAAGAAGACTTGGAATACCAACGGTGGTGGACCGAATGGTTCAACAAGCTGTAGCCCAAATTCTTACGCCTATCTTTGAGCGTGTTTTCTCTGATAATAGCTTTGGCTTCCGTCCCCAACGTGGGGCCCATGACGCTATTTCAAAAGTAGTAGATCTTTATAATCAAGGTTATCGAAGAGTTGTCGACTTAGACCTAAAAGCCTATTTTGATAACGTTAATCATGACTTGATGATTAAGTATCTCCAACAATATATTGATGACCCATGGACACTAAGACTCATTCGTAAGTTTCTAACTAGCGGAGTCTTAGACCATGGGCTTTTCGCTAAGAGTGAAAAAGGAACCCCACAAGGAGGTCCATTGTCACCACTACTGGCGAACATCTATCTAAATGAGTTGGACAAAGAGTTGACTAGACGTGGTCACCACTTTGTGCGCTATGCGGATGATTGTAACATCTATGTTAAAAGTCAACGAGCCGGAGAACGAGTAATGCGAAGCATTACCCAGTTTCTAGAAAAGCGCTTGAAAGTTAAAGTGAACCCAGATAAAACCAAAGTCGGTAGCCCGCTACGGTTGAAGTTTCTTGGCTTTTCGTTGGGTGTAGACCACAATGGGGCCTACGCCCGTCCAGCTAAACAATCGCAACAACGAGTAAAGAAAGCACTGAAGTTATTAACTAAACGTAATCGTGGAATATCTCTGACAAGAATGTTTGAAGAAATTCATCGAAAAATGCGTGGGTGGCTTCAGTACTACTCAATTGGGAAACTAACTAACTTTATTCAACGCCTTGACAAGTGGTTGAGGGTTCGAATAAGGCAGTATATTTGGAAGCAATGGAAAAAGTTTAAAACTAAGGTAACTAACTTACAGAAGTTGGGGCTGTCCCAGCATGATGCATATGTCTTCGCTAGTACCCGAAAGGGCTACTGGCGAACTGCACATAGTAAGACCTTGAGCTATTCTCTAACTAATAGAAAACTGGAACAACTCGGACTTATGAATATGTCCAAGACGCTCCAGTCAATTCAATGTGATTAA
- a CDS encoding AI-2E family transporter, whose translation MSKQKFYHWLFWPLLLLTVATLIWMCTKIQFIFQPFLTFISVVFVPLIISGFLYYMLNPVLKLFMKIKIGRFHMNRGIASLLIVLLLIVIVVGGIAMLIPPVVKEISTLVRNMPQTVTGIQHLINDTIEHSFLRNVDLNAYYRQFDHQLAGYAQKVLQGLSTRVGDIIGMLTNVTVVTITVPVMLFYMLKDGSKLIPSIQKWLSPHHAKEVNDLLGKMNSTLSSYISGQMIECLFVGVFTSIGYVIIGQPLAIVLGIVAGLTNIIPYIGPYIGIAPALFVALTMTPNKIIWVIVVVIVVQQVDGNIVYPNIIGKTLQIHPLTIIILLLAAGHIAGIGGMILCIPFYAVIKTVCEYFFDIYRIEHPIKEETND comes from the coding sequence ATGTCTAAGCAAAAATTTTATCATTGGCTATTTTGGCCGTTGCTATTACTAACAGTGGCGACGTTAATCTGGATGTGCACAAAAATTCAGTTTATTTTTCAGCCGTTTTTAACATTTATCTCAGTAGTTTTTGTTCCATTGATTATCTCGGGATTCCTATATTATATGCTAAACCCAGTCTTAAAGCTTTTTATGAAGATCAAAATTGGGCGTTTTCATATGAATCGTGGGATTGCTAGCTTATTAATCGTACTTTTATTGATCGTAATTGTTGTTGGCGGAATTGCCATGTTAATTCCACCAGTTGTAAAGGAAATTTCAACATTAGTACGTAATATGCCGCAGACAGTCACGGGAATTCAACACCTTATTAATGATACAATTGAGCATTCATTCTTGCGAAACGTGGATTTAAATGCATATTACCGGCAATTTGATCACCAACTAGCGGGATATGCGCAAAAGGTTTTGCAAGGCCTATCAACACGGGTCGGGGATATCATTGGTATGCTGACAAATGTGACAGTGGTAACAATTACTGTTCCGGTAATGCTATTTTATATGCTTAAGGATGGTTCTAAACTTATTCCAAGTATTCAAAAATGGCTTTCTCCCCACCATGCTAAAGAAGTGAATGACCTGCTTGGCAAAATGAATTCAACTCTATCTTCCTATATTTCTGGACAAATGATTGAATGTTTATTTGTCGGTGTATTTACCTCAATTGGTTACGTTATTATTGGCCAGCCGCTGGCAATTGTTCTCGGAATTGTTGCTGGTTTAACTAATATCATTCCATATATTGGACCTTATATTGGGATTGCACCAGCATTATTTGTTGCTTTAACGATGACACCAAATAAGATTATTTGGGTAATTGTGGTGGTGATCGTTGTTCAACAAGTTGATGGAAATATTGTTTATCCTAATATCATCGGGAAAACGCTTCAGATTCACCCATTAACAATCATTATTTTATTACTTGCTGCGGGCCATATTGCTGGAATCGGAGGAATGATCTTATGCATTCCATTCTATGCCGTTATCAAGACTGTTTGTGAATACTTCTTTGATATTTATCGAATTGAACATCCTATAAAGGAAGAAACTAATGATTAA
- a CDS encoding peptide chain release factor 3 → MSPKELAEAVNKRRTFAIISHPDAGKTTITEQLLLFGGVVREAGTVKARKTGNFAKSDWMEIEKKRGISVTSSVMQFDFQGKRINILDTPGHEDFSEDTYRTLMAVDSAVMVIDSAKGIEPQTKKLFQICKMRGIPIFTFMNKFDRDAREPLDLLNEVEDVLGIETYPINWPIGSGHQFKGIYDRFNHRVALTHPADENNPYLPLDEDGNVKGDNPLAGDGEWQDAMDGMELVEVAGNELDREKIAKGDQTPVFFGSALTNFGVQTFLETYLQFAPAPSDHKTEDGDVVKPLDPEFSGFVFKIQANMNPRHRDRIAFVRICSGEFDRGMDVTLSRTKKPMRLSNVTEFMADTRENVETAVAGDIIGLYDTGNFQIGDSIYNGKKDIQFEKLPQFTPELFVRVSAKNVMKQKSFHKGINQLVQEGAVQLYRSYSTGDYILGAVGQLQFEVFKFRMQNEYNSEVVMEPMGTKTARWIDPDQLDEKMSSSRNILVKDIQDQPLFLFENQFAENWFKQKYPDVKLTAKL, encoded by the coding sequence ATGTCACCAAAAGAACTTGCTGAAGCAGTTAATAAACGGCGTACGTTTGCCATTATTTCTCACCCGGATGCCGGGAAAACAACGATTACTGAACAACTCTTGCTTTTTGGGGGAGTAGTTCGTGAAGCCGGGACCGTTAAAGCACGGAAGACCGGTAATTTTGCAAAGTCAGACTGGATGGAGATTGAAAAGAAGCGGGGAATCTCTGTTACCTCATCTGTTATGCAGTTTGATTTCCAAGGTAAGCGGATCAATATTTTGGATACTCCAGGGCACGAAGACTTCTCTGAAGATACTTATCGGACATTAATGGCGGTGGACTCCGCTGTGATGGTTATTGATAGTGCGAAGGGGATCGAGCCGCAGACTAAGAAGTTATTCCAAATTTGTAAGATGCGGGGAATTCCGATCTTTACCTTTATGAATAAATTTGACCGGGATGCCCGTGAACCACTCGATCTTTTAAATGAAGTTGAAGACGTATTAGGGATTGAGACTTACCCAATCAACTGGCCAATCGGTTCTGGTCACCAGTTCAAGGGAATCTATGACCGCTTTAACCATCGTGTTGCCTTGACTCACCCAGCTGATGAAAACAATCCTTACTTACCATTAGATGAAGACGGTAATGTTAAGGGTGATAACCCATTAGCTGGTGATGGTGAATGGCAAGATGCAATGGACGGCATGGAACTGGTCGAAGTTGCCGGTAATGAACTCGATCGAGAAAAGATTGCCAAGGGGGACCAAACACCGGTCTTCTTTGGATCCGCTTTAACTAATTTTGGAGTTCAGACTTTCTTGGAGACTTACTTACAGTTTGCCCCTGCACCAAGTGACCACAAAACCGAGGACGGTGATGTTGTTAAGCCCCTTGATCCCGAATTTTCTGGTTTTGTCTTTAAGATTCAGGCTAACATGAATCCTCGCCATCGTGATCGAATTGCCTTTGTCCGGATTTGTTCCGGTGAATTTGATCGGGGGATGGATGTTACATTATCACGGACTAAGAAACCAATGCGGTTATCAAATGTGACTGAATTTATGGCTGATACCCGTGAAAATGTTGAGACAGCTGTTGCCGGTGATATTATCGGTTTATACGATACCGGAAACTTCCAAATTGGTGATTCTATTTACAATGGTAAAAAAGATATTCAATTTGAAAAGTTGCCACAATTTACGCCAGAATTATTTGTCCGTGTTTCTGCCAAGAACGTGATGAAACAGAAGTCCTTCCACAAGGGAATCAATCAATTAGTTCAAGAAGGGGCCGTCCAGCTTTACCGGAGTTATTCTACTGGTGATTATATTCTCGGTGCAGTTGGTCAGCTTCAATTTGAAGTGTTCAAATTCCGGATGCAAAATGAATATAATTCTGAAGTTGTGATGGAACCAATGGGAACTAAGACTGCCCGGTGGATTGATCCAGATCAATTGGATGAAAAGATGTCGTCATCACGGAATATCTTGGTTAAAGACATTCAGGACCAGCCACTGTTCTTATTTGAAAATCAATTTGCAGAAAACTGGTTTAAGCAAAAGTATCCTGATGTGAAGCTGACGGCGAAGTTATAA
- a CDS encoding MucBP domain-containing protein: MIDKFKTGNPIWVYYNDIDSGANLTVPQLLRGFIGQGYQIEQKQFPNYRYVKTEGETKGTFDMRQRIVHLFYRKQNWGEVQSIEMYLHLDAPTQVFDTVGGMPVGAPLPADITVKSFHRVATKNGQFWYEIGADQWIKYDQMHVVDNPFNQDIRKEKSKLINNLTVISLKNVQAKVDYLHNKSINVYDAPYGNKVAEIPNGETITLIGKLNDNDEITWYQVGRKKYITSNYIQIEYPEDDE, translated from the coding sequence ATGATTGACAAGTTTAAAACTGGAAATCCTATCTGGGTTTACTATAATGATATCGATTCAGGAGCAAACCTTACCGTTCCGCAATTATTACGCGGATTCATCGGTCAAGGATACCAAATTGAACAAAAGCAATTTCCTAATTACCGATACGTAAAAACTGAAGGTGAAACTAAGGGAACATTTGATATGCGGCAACGAATTGTGCACCTTTTTTATCGGAAACAAAATTGGGGAGAGGTTCAATCGATTGAAATGTATCTCCACCTCGATGCCCCTACACAGGTATTTGACACAGTTGGTGGAATGCCAGTCGGTGCCCCCCTTCCTGCTGATATTACAGTTAAGTCTTTTCACCGGGTTGCAACTAAGAATGGTCAGTTTTGGTATGAAATCGGCGCTGATCAATGGATTAAATACGATCAAATGCACGTTGTTGACAATCCATTCAACCAAGATATCCGGAAAGAAAAATCAAAACTCATTAATAATTTAACGGTAATTTCCTTGAAGAATGTGCAGGCCAAAGTTGACTATCTCCATAATAAGTCAATCAATGTTTACGATGCGCCTTATGGAAATAAAGTGGCAGAGATTCCAAATGGCGAAACAATTACCCTAATTGGAAAATTAAACGATAATGATGAGATTACCTGGTACCAAGTGGGGCGTAAAAAATATATTACTAGCAACTACATTCAAATTGAATATCCGGAAGATGATGAATAA